In the Mya arenaria isolate MELC-2E11 chromosome 11, ASM2691426v1 genome, one interval contains:
- the LOC128209169 gene encoding uncharacterized protein LOC128209169 isoform X1, whose protein sequence is MKIGTVCVCFVVCVTLICTCSGEQHRAYEREARRRKKRVGKKVTPPLRSVDRKKEQVEDDPTDLYKSLYGAGAVTGIATGGCSGMQNLLGAMFMSSADLNDMAIHMVDELAPVSDSKGGKKKSRYVVKNRITQSISPFAAVGDSGSCCETVLNVTAPGLVMVDGREMPVVHMNHSYQYLQEGNCVNAGSRCSGTGICTQRYKYAFLLMYDNDLSGKVDPPVRYGRVPVRSHCECMNIGNAG, encoded by the exons ATGAAGATCGGAAcagtttgtgtgtgttttgttgtgtGTGTCACACTAATATGCACGTGCTCAGGTGAACAACATAGGGCTTATGAGCGGGAAGCTAGACGGCGGAAGAAACGAGTTGGGAAGAAAGTCACACCTCCCCTAAGGTCGGTTGACAGAAAGAAGGAACAGGTCGAGGACGATCCGACGGATTTATATAAATCGTTGTACGGCG CAGGAGCAGTGACGGGCATAGCAACGGGTGGGTGTAGTGGAATGCAGAATCTCCTTGGTGCCATGTTCATGTCGTCGGCGGACTTGAACGATATGGCGATCCACATGGTAGACGAGCTGGCGCCGGTGTCCGATAGTAAGGGGGGGAAGAAGAAAAGCCGTTACGTGGTGAAGAACAGGATCACACAGTCCATATCGCCGTTTGCAGCCGTCGGTGATTCCGGATCTTGCTGTGAGAC GGTGCTTAACGTTACCGCCCCGGGGTTGGTGATGGTGGACGGAAGGGAGATGCCGGTTGTTCACATGAACCATTCATACCAATACTTACAGGAGGGTAATTGCGT GAACGCTGGTTCCCGATGTAGCGGTACGGGTATTTGCACTCAGCGCTACAAGTACGCCTTCCTTTTGATGTACGACAACGATCTGAGTGGAAAAGTTGACCCGCCGGTCCGCTACGGCCGTGTCCCCGTCCGCTCACACTGCGAGTGTATGAATATCGGTAACGCGGGATAA
- the LOC128209169 gene encoding uncharacterized protein LOC128209169 isoform X2 translates to MKIGTVCVCFVVCVTLICTCSGEQHRAYEREARRRKKRVGKKVTPPLRSVDRKKEQVEDDPTDLYKSLYGGAVTGIATGGCSGMQNLLGAMFMSSADLNDMAIHMVDELAPVSDSKGGKKKSRYVVKNRITQSISPFAAVGDSGSCCETVLNVTAPGLVMVDGREMPVVHMNHSYQYLQEGNCVNAGSRCSGTGICTQRYKYAFLLMYDNDLSGKVDPPVRYGRVPVRSHCECMNIGNAG, encoded by the exons ATGAAGATCGGAAcagtttgtgtgtgttttgttgtgtGTGTCACACTAATATGCACGTGCTCAGGTGAACAACATAGGGCTTATGAGCGGGAAGCTAGACGGCGGAAGAAACGAGTTGGGAAGAAAGTCACACCTCCCCTAAGGTCGGTTGACAGAAAGAAGGAACAGGTCGAGGACGATCCGACGGATTTATATAAATCGTTGTACGGCG GAGCAGTGACGGGCATAGCAACGGGTGGGTGTAGTGGAATGCAGAATCTCCTTGGTGCCATGTTCATGTCGTCGGCGGACTTGAACGATATGGCGATCCACATGGTAGACGAGCTGGCGCCGGTGTCCGATAGTAAGGGGGGGAAGAAGAAAAGCCGTTACGTGGTGAAGAACAGGATCACACAGTCCATATCGCCGTTTGCAGCCGTCGGTGATTCCGGATCTTGCTGTGAGAC GGTGCTTAACGTTACCGCCCCGGGGTTGGTGATGGTGGACGGAAGGGAGATGCCGGTTGTTCACATGAACCATTCATACCAATACTTACAGGAGGGTAATTGCGT GAACGCTGGTTCCCGATGTAGCGGTACGGGTATTTGCACTCAGCGCTACAAGTACGCCTTCCTTTTGATGTACGACAACGATCTGAGTGGAAAAGTTGACCCGCCGGTCCGCTACGGCCGTGTCCCCGTCCGCTCACACTGCGAGTGTATGAATATCGGTAACGCGGGATAA